The genomic interval TCGAAGATCTGCACCTGATAGCCGGCCTTACGCGCCTGCTCTTCGGTCACGCCAACGGTACCGATGTTCGGCAAGCTGAACACTGCCGTGGGAATCAGGCGATAGTCGACCGGCCGGTACTGCTCGGGCCTGAACAGGCGCCGGGCGACCGCCATGCCCTCGGCCAGAGCCACCGGCGTGAGCTGGACGTTACCGGTGACATCGCCAATGGCGAGGATGGATGCCACGCTGCTGCGGTACAGATCGTCGACCCGGATATAGCCCCGCTCGTCCAGTCCGACCCCGGCATCCTCCAGCCCCAGATCATCCAGCATCGGCCGCCGCCCGGTGGCATAGAAGACGCAGTCGGCCTCCAGGCTGCGCCCATCCCGCAGGGTGGCCCGCAGACTGCCATCGGCCTGGCGATCAATGCGGGCGATATCGGCATTGAACTGCAAGTCGACCCCCCTCTTGATCATCTCGTCGCGCAGGTGCTCGCGCACCGCCTCGTCGAAGCCGCGCAGGAACAGCTCGCGGCGATAGAGCAGGCTGGTCTTCGCACCCAGCCCGTGGAAGATCGAGGCGAACTCCACCGCGATATAGCCGCCTCCCACCACCAGCGTCACCTACGCCACACAGAACCGGATCCCCGCCGTCAGGAAGCCGTGACCTCCGCCCTTTCCCCGCAGGCGGACAGGGCCTCGGTGAAGCTCGCGTGATAATCCTGCGTGCCGATCAGCTCCAGTATGCCCGCCCGCTCCAGCTTGCCATGCACCCGCGGGCTCGCCTCGCAGAGCTTGACCCGGATCCTGCGCCTGCCCAGTTGCTGGATGACCTCCTCCAGCGTCTGCAGACCGGTGATATCCATGAAGGGCACGCGTTTCAGGCGAATGATCAGCAGGCGCGGATCGGTATGGGTGCTGGCCAGCGCCCGCTCGAAGGTTTCCGCCGCCCCGAAGAACAGCGGCCCCTCCACGGTATAGACCAATACGCCATCGGGTAGCCGGCTCTGTCCGTTGCCGAGCAGCTCCGGCTCGAGTTCCTGCTCGAGCTGCTGCTGCACCGCCACCGAAGAGGCCATGCGGCGCATGAAATGCAGCATGGCCAGAATCACTCCGATGTTCACCGCGATCACCAGATCGCTGAACACTGTCAGCCCGAAGGTGATCAGCAGAATGCCCACGTCCGCCCTGGGCGCCCGCTGCAGCATGCGCTTGAAGTGCTTCAGCTCGCTCATGTTCCAGGCCACCACGAAAAGGATCGCGGCGAGGGCGGCCAGCGGAATGTTCGCCGCCAGCGGCGCCAGGAACAGCAGGATCAGCACCAGGGTGAGCGCATGGACGATGCCGGCCAGGGGACTGTTGCCGCCGTTGCGGATGTTGGTCGCGGTGCGGGCGATCGCCCCGGTGGCGGCGAAGCCGCCGAACAGCGGCGTGGCCAGGTTGGCAATGCCCTGGCCGATCAGCTCCTGGTTGGAGTCGTGCTTGGTCCCGCCCATGCCGTCGGCGACCACGGCGGAGAGCAGCGACTCGATGGCGCCGAGCATGGCGATGGCAAAAGCCGGGCCGATCAGCTCGATCAGGCGGGCCGGCGTGATCTCCGGCAGCCCCAGCTGCGGCAGTCCCTGAGGAATGCCGCCGAAGGCACTGCCGATGGTGGCCACCCCCTCGAACTGGAAGACCGACTGGACGAGTGTGGCGGCGACCATTGCGATCAGCGGACCGGGAACGCGCCGCAGCGTCCGCAGGCGCGGCGCAAAGACGACCAGCGCCAGACTGCCCAGGGCCAGCAGCGTGGTCGGCAGATGCAACTGCGGCAGCGACTGCAGCAAATGCCAGAGCTTCTCGTGAAAATGCGTGCCCGTCACTGCCGGCAGACCGAAGAAGTCCTTCCATTGGCTGACCCAGATGATCACTCCGATACCGGCCGTGAAGCCGACGATGACCGGATCCGGGATGTACTTGATTACCGTCCCCAGACGGCTGAGCCCGAGCAGCAGGAGAATGCCGCCGGCCATCAGGGTCGCGATCTGCAGGCCGTCGA from Azotobacter salinestris carries:
- a CDS encoding SulP family inorganic anion transporter translates to MIAIREAWRAGLLRREHWLRNLVAGVIVAVVALPLAMAFGIASGVKPEQGIYTAIVGGLLVSLFGGSRLQIAGPTGAFIVILASVTAEHGVDGLQIATLMAGGILLLLGLSRLGTVIKYIPDPVIVGFTAGIGVIIWVSQWKDFFGLPAVTGTHFHEKLWHLLQSLPQLHLPTTLLALGSLALVVFAPRLRTLRRVPGPLIAMVAATLVQSVFQFEGVATIGSAFGGIPQGLPQLGLPEITPARLIELIGPAFAIAMLGAIESLLSAVVADGMGGTKHDSNQELIGQGIANLATPLFGGFAATGAIARTATNIRNGGNSPLAGIVHALTLVLILLFLAPLAANIPLAALAAILFVVAWNMSELKHFKRMLQRAPRADVGILLITFGLTVFSDLVIAVNIGVILAMLHFMRRMASSVAVQQQLEQELEPELLGNGQSRLPDGVLVYTVEGPLFFGAAETFERALASTHTDPRLLIIRLKRVPFMDITGLQTLEEVIQQLGRRRIRVKLCEASPRVHGKLERAGILELIGTQDYHASFTEALSACGERAEVTAS